From a region of the Castanea sativa cultivar Marrone di Chiusa Pesio chromosome 10, ASM4071231v1 genome:
- the LOC142613477 gene encoding uncharacterized protein LOC142613477 — MNLLSWQDSSNGNWFLKFGQDETVIGFWPKNVFTALGDGANYVEWGGEVFSPPDVPSPPMGSDRNLQHDIKYDAYCKQIKTINETDYVVNAVDTEKLSDIIPYYEVLDEGITGAADFQHLILFGGVGGYTGY; from the exons ATGAACCTTTTAAGTTGGCAG GATTCTAGCAATGGAAACTGGTTTCTAAAATTTGGTCAAGATGAAACTGTAATCGGATTTTGGCCAAAAAATGTATTCACTGCTTTAGGAGACGGTGCTAATTACGTTGAATGGGGAGGAGAGGTTTTTAGTCCTCCAGATGTGCCTAGCCCTCCCATGGGCTCTGATAGAAACTTACAACACGACATCAAATATGATGCATATTGCAAgcaaattaaaacaattaatgaGACTGATTATGTTGTGAACGCTGTTGATACCGAAAAACTTTCTGACATCATACCATATTATGAAGTTCTTGATGAAGGAATAACAGGTGCAGCTGATTTTCAACACCTAATATTGTTTGGGGGTGTGGGTGGTTATACAGGGTATTAA